From Ictalurus punctatus breed USDA103 chromosome 2, Coco_2.0, whole genome shotgun sequence:
AATCATGGAGCATGTTGGGAAGGTGTTTCCAACGTCTGAGATTGTCTTGGTTCCAGATGAAAAACCTATCTGTAACATCTGTGAGGAGGGAAGGGAGCTATCAGCAGTCAAGACCTGTGTGACATGCCTGGCTAGCTTTTGCAGTGTGCACGCCACACCCCATACGACTAGCCAAGCGCTAGCCAAACACTGCATGTGCACACCGGTTTCAGACATCAAGGATCTGCTGTGTAAGAAGCACAGCAAAGTGCTTGAGGTGTTCTGCATGAACCATGGGGCTGCCATCTGTTGGCAGTGTACAGCAAAGCACCCCAAGTGCAACATTTGCTCAGTGGAAGAAATGAGGACAGACTGGAAGGTGAGCTGACATATTAGTAGCATAAATGGTGTTGATAAACCAAACTACTTAGAATTTGGCTTAATTACTGGGTACTAGGAGACGTTTCACAGAGCATCTGGTTGAGAGGTAGATATTGGGACGAAAATAAAAAGTTGCACGAGCAGTCAGATATAACGCCTGCAAGACCAATATTCAGCATGAACATGCGTTGCTGTGCAATGCATTTGCAgaatccttagtaactgcctgatcAAGATTACTGGGGCTAAAATTTTCTACTGCTTTTGAATATTTTTGGGATAATTTGCTACTTTGTTACATGTATATTTTAGAACTAACAAAATTGATCATagacaggtacaaacaaaaataataactgcgtGAGAAACTTACATCTATGACAGAATTCACAAACCAAgctgacagtgctggcatttgaaatgaaaaggaattccaataaaaaaaaaaaataaaaaaaaaaaaaatcatacatttaaaaaaatatattgattGAATTCTTGTTACTGGTATTTGCAAACAGTACTTTTTAAATCTTGTGTTTTGCATGCACCACTTGTCATTTTGTTTAGTTCGtttgtatataatattaataaaaataaataaataaaaaaaacagctccaTTCAAGTTTATggtttatttgttcattataACATACTTGCTGTTATAACCCATTCATTCAGGCTGCAATCGAGCCAGTGGCAACAGAAGCTCAGGACAGAAAGAAGGCCACTAGTGAACTCTTGGAAGCTCTGAATACTATGTCAGAGGGCATAAAGGTAAGATCATACTTGGTCAAATAAATTTGATTAATTGGGTGATTAAGTAACTAAGGGAGCAACTACTTTTTCACACAAGGCCAGTTAGCCAGCACCTCATAGTCATCATATTATCCAGACCTACTAACTGGGACTCAGGATTAAAGCTTTAGTATGtaatctaaaaaatatatatatattaaatgcatATAAAAAAATTGATTATTgtggaaaattaaaaaaaaaaaattgtaattttaTTAAAGAAGTGGAACTTTCagatattctagattcattacacataaagtgaaatatgtcaagccttttttgttttaatgttgatgattatggcttacagctcatggaaatcaaaaattcgGCCATAAACTGTAACCATAtagattaaaacaaaagaaaaaggcttgaaatatttcactttatgtgtaatataatctagaatatatgaaagttccactttttaaattaaattatggaaaaaaaaatacttttccacgatattcaaattttttgagatacaCCTGTATGTGTCTGAGATTAACAGCTTTACTTAGCGTGATGAAActggttattttatttacagtgttcACCCTcttgaactttttcacattttgaatGTAATTGTATTACCATAAGAAAGTATCTTGCACCTTCAAATGTTAGACAGACTGTGTAAACCAAATGTGGGTGAGGTCCTAATCTGTCCTACTAAATGTACAGCTTGACTTAATATATGTGTATGATTTGATATCTGAAATGCTAATTGACATGAATCATTCCAGGTTGTATAAAATCTTTTTCACTCACCTTactagcttttattttattgattttatgtaTATATCTTCAACAAGTCGTTATCCTCAGAATGCTGCAGTAAAGATGACTGAAGATATGCAGCTCTGCTTTGAAGCACTGATGAACACCATTAACCATGCCCAGGACAGAGCCATATCCTTTATAGAAGCAGAGAAGATGGAGGCTCTccaaaaaacagaaaagcagaaGGAACGGTTGGATGATCATTTGCTTTCCATATCACTGCTCATGGATAAGATTGATGAGTGCATAAACAATGATTCGTACTTCAACTTTCTTCTGGTTAGTATGTGACTATAGTTTTTGTTGAAAAAAGCTCCAAATAAGCAAAAGCcctcaaaaagaaaaaatctatgCCAAATTAACTATGTTGTGCCCTTCTTATAGCCTCTACCACTACTGCCTGCAGAGGTTGGTCAACTGCAGGATGTTCAACTGGATGGTCAAGCTGTGGAGAGGATGATATTAGATATTCAACAACTTAACAGTAGTCTGGAATCTCAGCTCAGCACCATGCtgcagagaagagaggaaataTGAGAGAAAGGCAAGGCAACTGTAGGGTCCTGAACAATTAATATAGTTCAAGCATGCAGCTGGCGGGCCAGGACCAGAATGTACAATTGAAAGATTTGGAAAAAAGCTTtctctgttattccactagggggcaaaatagGCCAATAACGTATGGGACATACACTCTGCTACTGACAGAATATGCTAATGATATGTAATTCTttagctaaataaaaaaaaaaaaatgcttttaccAAAACAACGAGTTTAGTGGTTTCACAGCAATTTGGGTTAACatatatattagagagagagaaatttgcAGCATGGACGTGCACCTGAAACATCTGCAGGGATTGCATGAtacaatcatgtcaacatggaccagaatctcaaaggaatgttccCAACACCTTGTGGAATACATGAATTGAGGCTGCTGTGAAAGCAAAGAGAAGCCCTACCCaatattagtatagtgttcctaataaagtgctttgTGAGTGTATATTCAGATTTTTCACCACATCCCAAACATGTTCTATTGGATTCTGATCTGGTGACTGAAAAAGcaactgaagaacattgaacttattgtcatgttcatgaaaccagtctgagacgacttttgctttgtgacattgtgcattatcatgctggaagtagccattagaagatggttaAGTTGTGgtcatgaagggatgcacatggtgaGCATCAATATTAACATAGGCAGTGTTATTCAAGTGATGATTGGTATcatgccaagaaaacattcctcacaactttacaccacctccaccagcctggaatGTTGACAAAAGACatgttgggtccatggattcatgctgttggtacCAAATTGTGACCAATCTGTGTGCCTGtgtccactgcagcctcagctttctgttcttggctgacagctGTTGTAacacatccacctcaaggtttgacatgagATGCTTATCTGCTCACcccaattgtacagagtggttatctgtgttactgtagcctttctgtcagctccagtctggccattctctgttgACCTCACTCATCAATAAGACATTTcggcagttatagaaatacttaAACTAGCCTGatggtatatattatatatataattacagatATGACTTTAGACAACTTTACAGTTGTCACTGGCCACAGCAAACAACGCAGAACCTCTTGAAATGTAAGTTTTAATATGGTGATGTTACGAACCCGGTCTAGGTCGGgccacacatacaaaaaaaaagaaaaaagaaaaaaaaaaaaaaaaagaaaagaaaagggttgGCAAGACCAACattgcgtttgttttgtttttattctccaAACGGAGCACCTTTTATATACACAGTGGTTTTAATCTTCAGAAGCcggccaggccaaaataataaacaaaaattccCTCTAACTTACCACTAACTAACTAcactacaagaaaagaaaacaaaaatacaccatcttccctcactccctagctaacccaaaaccaggagaaaagaagaataaacacaaatggCGCCGACTTCCTACTAACCACTCCTAACCATGCACTATTTACAGATGTGACTATTAGTGTTAATTAACAAAAgtaatatgtacatatatatacacaagggTATCACATGAATCGTAACGGGGCAGatcataaacaaagtcaaaacaggcataaggtcatacacaggcgaAAAGCACGtctctctacacacaacacaatgacaatgatctgccctgggatggagactgacgaggcttaagtacacttccgGAAGCGAGCAGGCAACCAATCCTGTCGCACAAGGCCGGAGCAGGCGTGGACAAGACATGATCATCCAGTAGCAAGCAGGAACGTGACGCATGCAGTAGGCAGGGCCTAGAGAATggggaggagacaaaagaaaaccCAGCCCACCACCAACATAGACACACAAAAGGCACATcgagcaaacagaaatacattggATAACGTGACAGGTAATACAATAGCTGTGATTGTATTTGATGTTAAAGCTTAATCGTTAATGTTCTCTGGTAGTGTCTGAAAAGTTATGAGTGCAAAGTCCAAACATACCAGTTCTGGAACAAGCGCACAAGCTTGTTTCCCCCTGAGGATTACTAAAATCTTTCTAAATAAATGCTGCCCATTTCAGTGGGTAAAATGTTAAGCTttcatattatttaaattatcaaGTTATTCATTCTTTTCTGGCATACAGATTCCAGCGGAGTGACCTTTGATCCAGTCACTGCTAGTGCATCTGTGATTCTCTCTGAGGATGACCTGGCTGTCACAGTGGAACACAATGGGTTACTTACTTGGAAAGACTACCAAGTCAACAAGGAGATAGGCTTCAGGGTCCTGTGCTCTCAAGAGTTTAGCAGTGGGCAGCACTACTGGGAGGTTCAGACGCCGGAGGACGAAGACAGCAACTGGGCGGTGGGTGTGACGTACAAAAACAGTCACAACCATTACCAGAGCTTGGGCCAAGACAGCAGCTCCTGGTGTGTCAGGTGGCAGAACAAAGCGGAAGACAAGGATAATGACAAGTTGGCTAACAATATGGAAGGAACAAATGATGGTGAAGTAATATTACCAAACTCACTGGCTAAGGAAGGTGCCCAATCTGGaatcaaagaaaaataaattggAAGCATACCTGAAAGATGATAAGAGCCATGAAGGTCTTCCACAGGACAAgaacaaaagagaaagaaaccaaGCTCTGTTGGAAGATGTAGCAGAAGGAGAGGAAAAAGTGTCTGATTTAACAGAGGAGAACAAATGCACTTTAACAACTATGCAGGAGGACAAAAATATCCCAAAACAGTCAGGCACTGGATTCTTTGCCTCCCATCAGCAGGAGATGAACCTGATCTCCCAGATTCCCCCTAGGAAGATTGGTGTGTTGTTGGACTTTGACAGAGGGTGGCTGTCGTTTTTCTTGGTGTCTAACTCTAAAGTGAAGCTCTGCTACAGGTTTCAGGCCCTGTTTTCTGCTCCCCTCTGCCCCAGCATATGGCTAAGAGATCCAGACAGCGCAATGATTATTAGCAAATGACTCGAAACAACAATGCAGTAGTGCCAGCTGCAAGGAATGTATATTtctaatgttttattgtttctatagtaacagtttacTCAATCACATGTGTGGTGTCTGTTCCATgtcaacagatttttaaaaaattaataaacttgtgtaattgttgatacaGTGAAGTATTctgtgatgtttatttagcatggATGGAATCTAGTGTCAGCGCAATGTCAGTGTTAGTCAAAGATGAAGTTTTACCTTTAAGTTTGCTGACAGACAGAGGGCTTTGTGCTTGTTGACACATTGCATGTTTTGTCTTAAAGTTAAGAGAGAGAATCATGGTAAAATAATACTAACATACTGCAATGGGTCATTATTGTGATTATTAAATAATCACTTGATTTTGACTACTCTATACTCATCAGCCAAAGTTAATTAATTTTGTGATACAGACAGGCCATGTAAATCACTACAATAAAATGAATCAACTCAAAACCAAAATGCCAGTCTGTGGCAGCAGGGGCATAGTTGAACATCAGCTGCAGATGGAGGGGAGGGTGGGGGAACCAGTAgtacaatggtgcttgaaagtttgtgaacctttttcacacaagtcctcaaAATAGATCAAGAGAACCCAATGAATCAAATgtgtcaaaaatattatacttggtcatttatttattgatgaaagtgatccaatattacatatgtgagtggcaaaagtatgtgaaccgctaggattagcagttaatttgaaggtgaaattagagtccggtgttttcaatcaatgggttAATTTGTTTTATCAAAGtttgatcttcacaacacatttgtggaagtgtatcattcCATGAATAAAGGGGATTTCTGAGGaactcagaaaaagagttgttggtGCTCCTggggctggaaaaggttacaaaaccatctctaaagaattTGGACTcaatcagacagattgtgtataaATGGAGGAATATCAAGTCCATTGTTACCCTTCCCAGAAGtagtcgaccaacaaagatcactccaagagcaagacatttGATAGACAGCAAGGTCACAAGGGACCCCGGGGTAATTTCTAAGCAAATGAAGGCCACAAATGAGTCCACGAtctggagaacactgaacaacaatggtgtgcatagcagggttgcaaggagaaagccactgctctccaaaaagaacattgatACTGGTCTGCATTTGCTAGAGAttatgtggacaagccagaaggctattggaaaaatgatTTGTGGAAGGATATgaccaaaataaaactttttggtttcaatgagaagcattatgtttggattaaggaaaacactgcattccagcataagaacccaTCTATGAAACAggatggtggtagtatcatggttttagcctgtttttctgcatctgggcctggatggcttgccatcattgatagAACAATGAATTGTGAAGTATACCAGTAAATTCTAAAAGAAACTGTCAAAACAtctgtctgtaaattgaaaataaagagaaagtgggtcatgcagcaagacaacgaccctaagcacacaagtcgttctaccaaacaATGGTTAAAGaggaataaagttaatgttttggaattgccaagtcaatgtcctgacttTAGTCCAAAAGAAATGtcgtggaaggacctgaagcaagcagttcatgtgagaaaacccaccaacatcccagatttgaagctgttctgtactaaGGAATGGGTAAAAAATTCCTCCAatccgatgtgcaggactgatcaacagttaccggaaacgtttagcTGCAGTTTTTCCTGCACaaggaggtcacaccagatactgaaagcaaaaggttcacatacttttgccactcacagatatgtaatattggatcattttcctcaatagaTAAATGACCAAgaacaatatttttgtctcatttgtttaaatgggttctctttgtctacttttaggacttgtatgaaaatctgataatgttttttctgaaatctttttttcatatttattctgaaatctagaaaattctaaagggttcacaaactttcaagcaccaccatATAAATGTGTATGACAGCCAACAGTATGGTCGCAATAAAGCTAGAAAATATTTCGCCTGATACAcgttacactacacacacacagtggaaaatATTACCTtctaaagacaaataaaaagttaaacTCACAGAGACATCGTCGACTCCAGAGTAATATGTGTATTCTCGTCAAGACCAGGAAGAGGAAACGCTAATGATAACAGTGTTACATGCAATTATATAGTTCACTGCATAGGGCTAGTGCAGTGGTTCTCATCCCAGGAGGAGCGGAGAGAtcagaaggggggggggaatttttatttatttatttatttatttatttatttaaaaacaaacacagacagggcatctttgggtactctgtgtattttattgcttttcagatAGAACGTGCCgttccctctgtattttctttttgctggggagaggcagagcttagcctgccttttatctagctgcaGTGCACACATGTTGCCAccttagtgacttttcagacccctttagctactgttttttgttttgcagaagaacaaaaaaaaagtgcccaacaacaaatctagcgactttttggacaaaccttaactttccaaatgtcaccagtactgtcctgcaagcatgGACACAGAcatgaatgtaaaaagaagcaagcacaggtgtcccactgattgatttaacaACGTCATGGATAACAAGACGCgtccttcgtcccaatttacatcattcatatgcgaatgtttttagaatgcaagacgaatgtaatgtaacatgttttacatgtaaaatagtacatgTTACTAcaacctagttctcttgttcaaagtagttatagtgttcagaaacatttttgatcattcatgttccatacctgtccgttatatagttttataaaagtcataaaagttatgaaaagtatttaaaaaaaaaaaaaaaaaaaaaaagtacaaaaacacaaaagcaaaaagatctatctatcaaaacagattatagatttttatatagaatagataattatacctggtctcctccaatatggggggggggggggggggggggggggcacaagataggggaggcttgggggggctttagttacaaaaagTTGAGAATCTCTGATGTaaccaattcagagatggggattattagggtgCCATGATAGAAAagggccagtgggggaatttcaccaagACACCGGgtttatacccctactcttctacgataagtgtcctgggatgtgtaatgaccacagagagtcaggacctcagtttaacgtctcatccaaaagacgttgctgtttttacagtagtgTCCcggtcactatactggggcattaggccacacacagaccacagggtgataCCACTTCCaacagcaaccttagttttccccaggaggtctcccatccaggtactggccaggctcaactcTGCTTAATTTCAGTAGGAAGTGAAGTCAAGgcaggcaagaactgcagggagacatGGCTCTGGAAACTTATTTCTAAGGGTCAATCAATGATGTCAGCTCTAAGACACTAGAGGGTCTTACACCATTACGTATTTTCCTCAGTCTCACTCTTCGCTGTTCAACCCAGGCTCTCCAACTGACCATTCTTCCTGCTTTTCCTGCTCATTCTGTTGAGTTGCCTTGACTGTTTCCCCACCTGATGATCTACCTCTATCTGACTTTCTAAACTATAGCGCAAAAACAAGTATCATACCACTATCACAATGGGTTTTCCGCGTTAGCTAGCTATCgccacacatacactcaccagtcactttaataggaacacctgtacacctgctcatttatacactcatccaatcagccaatcatgtgccagCAGAACAATGAATTCAGAATGATTCAGCAGAGATTAATATAGTATGAATAAGTGTGAAATCACCTGTGTCTTACTTGAAGAGAGAATAATCCTCTCAACTCTGACCACAAATCTCAAGTCCCAATTACCACTTCCGGATGTTAATTAACCTCCACTGGAAAAGCAGTGCAGAGCATGACGATAATGAAACACTGACTAGCATATGGCCATTTAAAATGAATGGAACACTCAGAACTCGCCTTTTTTACGTCTCACTAAATTAACATTTCTGTGCTCCATTTCTAGCAATTTAATGGAGTAAAGGAAGTGCAGCAGCTGTCTCACCGCACAGCCAGATGCTGTGTAATGTCGAAATACCGAGACggaaataaacacaacaaatcACTCTGAACGCTCAACAAAGCGTTTGggcaaaatacaaacaaacaaacaaacataacataCATTTTATAGAGTGTAGAGTTATTCAAACTGtccaaatcccagtctgtcgaCTTCAGTTGTTCCCTTCAGTTGTTCCCTTCAGTAGTAACCGGAAGTGCCTTTCGAAGTGCGCTTCATAGGCCGCAGTTCACTGGTTTGGACGCTGCTGTGTGATTTCGGAAGGCGTGTCCAATTACTGCAAAGAACCTCGTGTTTCAGAGTGCAGAGAATAATAAGAACGTTAAACATATTAACGTATTAAAAACTACTCAGTAAATTGATCCCGCTCAGAATTTTCTTAGTAAGAAACTACATACAGTTGTCTAGACAGTTAATTGACAAATAGGAGACGTCACTAATGTCTTCCACTGCTTTACTACATTGCATGTTAAGTTCGCCCAGTGAAGTAAGagtttattttgtatataaGTTTTGTTGTAGCCTACATGTAGTTATCTTTGTGATTATCTGGCTAGGAGTCACATCTGGTCGTCATGTTGGTTTTAGGCACGAGACCTTTTGGAACAATCCCGAGATCCCGAGTTTGAGAAGAGTAAGTAAGTTTGGTTTCCACGCTGCAACATGtttatatagtgtttttatCTACAACACAGCTTTTATTCCCTTGTTATAATGATTTAGTGGAGCTCGTCGTCGTCACTCATGTCTTGGATGCCATCACATTTTGGGCTCAGGTAATTAAAGCTGTCCTCCTGGTTAGATAGTTACTTGTTAGTATTGAAATCAGATCAATAAATAGTTATCTGGCTACATTACTGTGTTCTTCTATAGTGTTTAATGTACTGTGTTCTGCATACACCCGGTTTGTTACTGTATAATTTGTATCCTACATACTTTAAAATCCTAAATCCATACTTTTATTAAGAATGTGACTGAGGACAAGGTCTTTGAGAAGCTGGATATGGCCCTCTCAGAAACATGCCCTACTGCACAGAGTGTGAAGGGGCAGCCAAGTCCCCACAAGGTGAGAGAAAGCAGTGCTTCGCAAAATGgtggctgtgtgtgttgttgtcaAAGTACCTGCAATTATTTTcatttgacatttacatttgtatggaattaaatttgtgccaaaagtattgaatgtaAATTTTTAAGAAAttaacaaatataatacaatgaAGAAAAACACTAACAAATGTAACGTGGTCTTGAAATACATAGCATTCTTTGTTaagttttctaagcttcctttTCGCTAATCATGGTGTGAATCATAGGctaaaaataaattatgttaaaagattataacatttaattattaaattgtttatcatgtttttttttttttaaaataatggaaGATTGATTGttagcagggggaaaaaatatcgATATTGTACAAGCTTATCGCATTAGTCTATAAGCCCATGCAATTTATTTGACAGTTTTAATACCTGGCCACAAAAAGGTTGTGAACCCCTGAGTTCAATGAGAGGTAACTGATTTAATAAGAGATAGGCTTCCACTGCATTATTACATTTTCTCCCTTTACTTCTCTGTTGCAGGTTTATGGTGCCTGCTACTCAGGAGACAGATGCTGGTACAGATGCAAAGTGCAGAAACAGATAGACGACACAGTAAGCACAATCTCTCCAAGCCTTAGAGtcctttttggtttgtttacattGATTGTTGAAATGATAGCATGTCTGTCCCATTTAACCAAATTTTTTTGGTCACCCTTGTCTGAATAactttttctcattttcctcATCATGTTTAGTTTCATGTTGCATATATTGATTATGGGAACGAGGAGGTGGTAGGGAGATTGGATCTGGTTGAACTCCCAGAGGACTTGCAGTCAGCTGCACTTGCCAAAAGATACAAGTTCTGGGGCTTTCACTTGGCAAGTGAGCAGGATTCACCACATTACTCCCAGGTAACCGTAGTCATGAAGACAGCCATGGGGGAAAAATGGGAATAACTGATCAGCTGAAAAAAGTGAACGTCATTTAGTTAGATTCAAAGGTGGTGTTCTTGTTTTGGATTCTGAAACTATGTGGATTATTTCAGTTACGGTTAGGCCAGCTGTAATGATGTGGTTTttatagtgggattataaagaAGTCACATGCCTTTTATACATAATCCTCACCATTAGAGGAGACCAAAAGTaaacagacaaaataacaatcaatatgttatgtttataattttgtaatgtaataccttttacatttgtacttttaagttgtttttttaatatgcttaattattataaattatgattttagggtttttttccccccaccctTATATTTGCCTGAAATAACAAATCATATCACTGTTCAAATCCCACAGAAGGTAAATGTGTAGATACATCAGTGTTATGtattctttctttatcttttttttaaaccagggAAAGTCCTTTCTTCAAAATCTGATCTATGGAAAGAAGTTGCGCATTAATATTAAGGCAGAGTGCTTTGATGGAACCATCCTGGTTAAGGCATTTCAGGGCAATCTGGATATTGGTGAAGAGGTTTTAAAGTTCAAATTCGCCACAGTGAATTTTCCAGGCAACAGAGAGAGTCCATCTCCCACAAAGGCTCTCCAGAAGCAGACTGGAGTTTGGCCTTCCAGGAGATCTCAGGGAGACCATGATAGTACGGGCACTTTAGGATATATGCCCAAGTTACGCCCTGTTTTCTCCAACCAAACGCCTCAAGCCTTAAAGTAAGCTGTTTCACCGTGGTTAAATATGAGTAATTGTACAGCCCCAGTCGTCTGATTTTATACTGTTTATTCAGCACCACGTGTTTGGATTCAGGTCACAGTGCAAGAGTAAAGTTGATCTGTTTTAATGCTTTTTCTGTATTGCTTTAGAGAGCCAAGCACCAGTAAATCTGTAATGGCTGCCAATGTGCTAGAAGCAGAGAGGGAGCTGGTAAAAGAGAATACAGAGATCATCCAGCAGCTGTGTGGTCAGGTCAATGAGCAAATGTTGACTGAAGCCAAATCAGAGCTGCAGGTGCTCGCTCACTCTTTTTCTACTTTAACAAGTTTCCCCTCGTTATTTATCATCACTCGCCACTCAATCTATATGTAGCACACACCTCCTGGATCCTGCACATTTCATGCACATATTTGTTACATAATGCTTCTGTCAGCATTTTTATTACCTCCACTCtgggctctgggttactgaacaGAAGGTTGTGGGTTCATTATTGGACTGGAaagtgaaaaattatttgcGTTAGTTGTTTTATATATCTAGATCATTAGATCTagaatcatacacagagataaagtagtgcgataagattacatttatttaaattaattatagtaaatagttattagagagagtgtgtgtgaactaCCTGTGTCTGTGCCACATCTCTGCTAATAATGAAGCTATGagtgtaactgtatgttactgtggttacagttgtttataggcagtgccATCATAAAtgctgtgcatttactgaaaaacaattgcacacctcagaacatctgtcagccaatcagaatcgagaactcGCTGTATTCgtacagaccatggtataaacgaCAAATAAAGGTTTTTCGCTTCTCTCGTCTTT
This genomic window contains:
- the LOC108277128 gene encoding E3 ubiquitin/ISG15 ligase TRIM25-like; the protein is MASNSSIIPLLLPEDELLCPICQTLLKNPVTIPCGHNFCMTCISKHWKLAFASIFCPYCRREFPSKPVLKTNTVLCAIMEHVGKVFPTSEIVLVPDEKPICNICEEGRELSAVKTCVTCLASFCSVHATPHTTSQALAKHCMCTPVSDIKDLLCKKHSKVLEVFCMNHGAAICWQCTAKHPKCNICSVEEMRTDWKAAIEPVATEAQDRKKATSELLEALNTMSEGIKNAAVKMTEDMQLCFEALMNTINHAQDRAISFIEAEKMEALQKTEKQKERLDDHLLSISLLMDKIDECINNDSYFNFLLPLPLLPAEVGQLQDVQLDGQAVERMILDIQQLNSSLESQLSTMLQRREEI